The DNA window CAGTTAGTTGTAAAAACAATAGGTCCATTAAAATTTGTAAAATCTTTTCTTTGATCCCACCATGCATTTCCATAGTTTCCATAAAAATGAGAATATTTCTTTAATTCAGGATATCCATGTCCTGATAACATTTCTGAATGGGTATAGATATCTACTCCTGAATCTTTACTTTGTTCTAATAATTGTTTTAAATCCCATAAATCATGTCCACTTATTAAGATTCCCGGTCTTTTTCCTGCTCCAATTTTTACTTTTGTAATTTCAGGACTTCCTAAAACTGTATTATGTGCTTCATCTAATAGAGCCATAACTTTAACTCCATGTTCTCCTGTTTCCATTACTAATGCAACTAAGTCATCAGCCGTTAAACTATTGTCCATAGTTCCTAAAAGTGCTTTTTCAGTAAAAGCAAATATTTCTTCACTTGTTTTTCCTAAGTTAAAAGCATGTTCTGCATAAGCAGCCATTCCCTTTAATCCATACATAATTAATTCTCTTAAAGATCTAACATCTTCATTTTCTGTTCTTAAAACTCCAACTACTGATTGATTTTCAGAGAACTTTATTAAATCTTCATCTGATTCATAATACCAATTTACTAAATCAGCTCCATATTTTTCAGCTTCTTTCTTTTCTTCATCAGTTGCTAAGGCTTTTAATTCTTCTCTTAATTTTAATCCTGCTTTTATTTCATCTAATATAGCAGCATCATCAAAGTTAGCATTTGTAATTGTTATAAAAAGTGAATTAATAAGATATCTATTTACCTTTCCTTCTAACAATTCCTTTGCTTTTCCATTTTTTCTAAAAACTGCACTATATGCTGCAACACCTTTTTCAGTGTGTAATAATAAATCTTGTAATCCTGATGTTTCTGCATCCTTTCCACAAACTCCTATAGATGTACATCCAGTTCCTTTAGCAGTTTCTTGACATTGATAACAAAACATTTTATCCATTTTCTTTTACTCCTCCTTAATTACTAAAAATATAGTTTAATATTTCTTGACAATATGATAAGCTATATTTAATTTTATTTCGGTAACATTTGTTACCGAAATAAAAAAAATTTAAAGTTAATATAAAAAAGAGTAAAAATATGATAAAATAATTTCAATTCTTGTAAAGTTAGGAGGGATAAAAATGCATGATGGTTGTTCTGGAAAATTTGATGATGGTATGCAAGTATTAGCAAAATTAAGAATGATGGGATTTAGTAAACAAGATATGCCTTTTCCAATGACATTTACTTGTAAAGAATGTGGAAAAGAAATAACTATGACTACTTTTGAATATGAATGTCCTCATTGTAGTATGATTTATGCTGTTACACCTTGCCATGCCTTTGATGTAGAAAATATTTTAAGTGCTGGAAAAGCAAAAAAATAAATGATAAAGGTTACTTCCATTTTTTGAAAGTAACCTTCTTTCTTTTATATTTTCTCCAATTCTACCTTTTCTACAACAATAGATTTTTGATTTACATAAATAACAAAACCTGGTTTTGCTCCATTAGGTTTAGAGACATTTTTTCTTAAAGTATACTGAACCTCCCACGACTGGGCATTATCTCTCCTTAACAAGTTAAGGAGCTTAGCCAAGTGTCGCAGGGTTCTTGGGTAATAGTTGCTTCTGTTAGCCAACTAAATTTACCAAGCTATCCCCATAGTTCCTACGGTTCATATATTTTATTTAAGCACTTATACCTAATATCCTTAGTCCTTCTTTTAATATGTTTTTTGCTGCATTTATATCTCTATTATGTACAGTTCCACATACTGGACAAGTCCATTCTCTTATACTTAAATCTTTTACTTCTTCATTCTTATTTCCACAACAATTACATATTTGACTACTTGCAAAAAATTTATCTACTCTTACTATTGTTCTTCCATACCATTTTACTTTATATTCTAATATTCTATTAAATTCGCTCCATGATACATCTACAATGTTTCTTGCTAATTTATGATTTCTTACCATATTTTTTACTTGTAAATCTTCCATACAGATAATATCATATTTTCTTATTAGCTCTGTTGATAATCTTTGCAAAAAGTCTTTTCTTTGATTTGATATTTTTTCAAATAATCTTGCTACTTTTATCCTAGCTTT is part of the Fusobacterium nucleatum genome and encodes:
- the hcp gene encoding hydroxylamine reductase; protein product: MDKMFCYQCQETAKGTGCTSIGVCGKDAETSGLQDLLLHTEKGVAAYSAVFRKNGKAKELLEGKVNRYLINSLFITITNANFDDAAILDEIKAGLKLREELKALATDEEKKEAEKYGADLVNWYYESDEDLIKFSENQSVVGVLRTENEDVRSLRELIMYGLKGMAAYAEHAFNLGKTSEEIFAFTEKALLGTMDNSLTADDLVALVMETGEHGVKVMALLDEAHNTVLGSPEITKVKIGAGKRPGILISGHDLWDLKQLLEQSKDSGVDIYTHSEMLSGHGYPELKKYSHFYGNYGNAWWDQRKDFTNFNGPIVFTTNCIVPPLNNASYKDRVFTTNAAGYPGWKRIKVNADGTKDFSEIIELAKTCQPPKEIESGEIIVGFAHNQVLSLADKVVENIKSGAIRKFIVMGGCDGRMKQRHYYTEFAQNLPKDTIILTSGCAKYKYNKLNLGDINGIPRVLDAGQCNDSYTWAVVALKLKEVFGLNDINDLPIVFNIAWYEQKAVIVLLALLYLGVKNIHVGPTLPGFLSPNIAKVLVENFGIAGITTVEEDLKKFGLYEGSGLAN
- a CDS encoding hydrogenase maturation nickel metallochaperone HypA; the protein is MHDGCSGKFDDGMQVLAKLRMMGFSKQDMPFPMTFTCKECGKEITMTTFEYECPHCSMIYAVTPCHAFDVENILSAGKAKK